Proteins from a single region of Argiope bruennichi chromosome 6, qqArgBrue1.1, whole genome shotgun sequence:
- the LOC129971319 gene encoding uncharacterized protein LOC129971319, whose product MHSGDLLVEVCSKKQAQQIIKLKFLATIPVTVSSHMSLNDSKGVITCGELFNVPLEEITMELKPQAVTNVRQINIRRNGQLLPTKHYIITFHSPKLPEFLYAGYIKLPVRPYIPNPLRCFQCQRFGHSKANCRGTLTCARCAEKGHDSQQCCAPEKCVNCEGNHTSFSRTCERWQLEKKIVAIKVKENLSYPEARRKVLVQTPKPGISYAAAVQKPFCENCSCNNCTKSKPKTKPNHKNSDSETKNSTTSTPEPRQTETQKTKSKSNKSLKLKLSKRGLSAKDLNTKFKKSTLRTSVALGLANQGVVHKDLTYFWWNI is encoded by the coding sequence ATGCACTCTGGTGACTTGCTGGTTGAAGTTTGCTCcaaaaagcaagcccagcaaatcataaaattaaaatttctggcaACTATACCCGTTACTGTTAGCTCCCACATGTCACTTAACGATTCAAAAGGTGTAATTACATGTGGAGAGCTTTTTAACGTCCCGCTAGAGGAAATAACAATGGAACTGAAACCGCAAGCAGTGACAAATGTACGCCAAATTAATATTCGCAGGAATGGACAACTCCTTCCCACCAAACACTACATCATTACTTTTCATAGTCCGAAATTACCTGAATTTTTATATGCAGGTTATATAAAATTACCAGTGCGGCCATATATTCCAAACCCTTTGCGATGTTTTCAATGCCAGCGCTTTGGGCATTCAAAAGCTAACTGCCGCGGGACcctcacttgcgcccgctgtgcagaaaagggacatgacagccagcagtgtTGCGCACCAGAAAAGTGCGTAAACTGCGAAGGCAATCATACATCTTTCTCCCGAACTTGTGAACGCTggcaattagaaaaaaagatagtagcaattaaagtaaaagaaaacttaTCCTATCCTGAGGCCAGGCGAAAGGTTTTGGTCCAAACCCCTAAACCTGGCATAAGTTATGCTGCTGCTGTACAGAAACCATTCTGCGAAAACTGTTCATGCAACAACTGCACAAAAAGCAAACCAAAAACAAAACCCAACcataaaaattcagattctgAAACAAAGAACTCTACAACCAGTACTCCTGAACCCCGTCAAACAGAAACacaaaaaacaaaatccaaaTCCAATAAATCCCTCAAGCTGAAGCTATCAAAACGAGGCCTATctgcaaaagatttaaatacgaaatttaaaaaatcaacgcTACGTACATCTGTCGCCCTGGGACTAGCAAATCAGGGTGTcgtccataaggacttaacgtatTTTTGGTGGAACATCTAA